The nucleotide window TCGCGGTGCTGCTGTTCGCCAAGTTCGTCTACATCGCCACCTTCACCAACTACTTCACGTTCTATCTGATGCAGCGCTTCGGGATGTCGGTGCAGCAATCGCAGCTGTACCTGTTCCTGTTCCTGGCGGCGGTGGCGGCGGGCACCTTCGCTGGCGGTCCGGTGGGCGACCGCATCGGGCGCAAGGCCGTCATCTGGGTGTCCTTCCTGGGCGTGGCGCCGTTCGCGCTGGCGCTGCCGCATGCCGATGCGTTCTGGACGGCGGCGCTGGCGATCGCCATCGGCCTGGTCATGTCCTCGGCCTTCGCCGCGCTGGTGGTCTACGCGCAGGAGGCCGTGCCGGGGCGCGTGGGCATGGTCTCGGGCGTCATGTTCGGGCTGATGTTCGGCATCGGCGGCATCGCCGCCGCCAGCCTGGGGCATCTGGCCGACAGCTACGGCATCGTGCGCGTGTACCAGTGGTGCGCCTGGCTGCCGCTGCTGGGCCTGGCCACGGCGCTTTTACCCGGCACGCGCGGCCTGGACAGGTAGGTATCAAAGCCGCCGGTGCATTGCCGCCGCGGCGATCGCGGCGCCGGCCATCGCGACGGTGATCTGGTTCAGGCCCTGCGACACGTCCCCGGCGGCCCACAGGCCGGGCACGCTGGTGGCGTGGTGGCTGTCGACCACCAGATAGCCGTCGTCGTCGGTCTTTGCACCCAGCTGCTGCGCCAGGCCAGTGTGGATCTCCAGCCCCAGCGCACAGTAGAGCGAATCGCACACCGTCTCGCGCTTGCCGTGGTGCACGGTGATGCGGCCCTCCCAGTGGCGGATGCTGCCGATGGGCTCATCCGCCCAGGCGATACCGGCTTCGGCCAGCCGGCGCCGCGCGCCCTCGGAAAGCGCGGCCGCGCCCTGCTCCATGAACAGCGTGATGTGCGGCGTGAAGTGCCGCAGATACAGCGCCTCGCCGACGCCGGCCTCGCTGTCGGCAATGATGCCGACGGCCTGGTCGATCGCCTGGTAGCCGTCGCACACCGGGCAGTAGCGCAGCATGCCGGCGCGCAGCGCCTCCAGCACGTAGGGCATCGACGGCGGGATGTCGGTGACGCCGGTGGCCAGCAGCAGCTGCCGCGCGCGCGCCGAGCCGCCAGCCCAGCCGACCTCGAAGCCGCCCTCGCGCCGCTGCACGGAGTCCACGTGGACCGCCGCCGTGTGCACGGGGTAGCGCAGCGTCTGCTCGCGCAGCATCGCCAGCAGGTCGCTGCCGGTGACGCCCTCGGTGAAGCCAGGGTAGTTGTGCGAGCGCGGGATTTTGGACAGCCGGCTCTGGGCCGCGTCGAGCAGCAACACCGAGCGGCGAAAGCGCGCCAGATACAGCGCCGCCGTCAGCCCGGCCGGACCGCCGCCGATGACGATGGCGTCGACTTGCGCGGGCAGGGGTGCGGCGTCCGCTGCCGAGGACG belongs to Melaminivora suipulveris and includes:
- a CDS encoding NAD(P)/FAD-dependent oxidoreductase, which translates into the protein MPTDQPSSNSDLNTSASSAADAAPLPAQVDAIVIGGGPAGLTAALYLARFRRSVLLLDAAQSRLSKIPRSHNYPGFTEGVTGSDLLAMLREQTLRYPVHTAAVHVDSVQRREGGFEVGWAGGSARARQLLLATGVTDIPPSMPYVLEALRAGMLRYCPVCDGYQAIDQAVGIIADSEAGVGEALYLRHFTPHITLFMEQGAAALSEGARRRLAEAGIAWADEPIGSIRHWEGRITVHHGKRETVCDSLYCALGLEIHTGLAQQLGAKTDDDGYLVVDSHHATSVPGLWAAGDVSQGLNQITVAMAGAAIAAAAMHRRL